The following proteins come from a genomic window of Streptococcus pneumoniae:
- a CDS encoding restriction endonuclease subunit S — MFITEKKGKSSQVPTGSSIPKRYLLDGKTPRISATNIDNGILGYYEDIDDKNYRVFENFISVSFLGAVFYHKYKASLDMKIHCLKLKNKELNKEVAFYLTSIIRQALKNTEYKDQISSTVLPDIKIKLPIDSRGTPDWNYMERYRDR; from the coding sequence ATATTTATTACCGAAAAAAAGGGGAAATCGAGTCAAGTACCAACAGGCTCATCTATTCCAAAAAGATATTTACTCGATGGAAAAACTCCTAGAATTAGTGCTACAAATATTGACAATGGTATCTTAGGTTACTACGAAGATATAGATGATAAAAATTATAGAGTTTTTGAAAATTTTATATCTGTTTCATTTTTAGGAGCAGTCTTTTATCATAAATATAAAGCAAGCCTAGATATGAAAATTCATTGTTTAAAATTAAAAAATAAAGAATTGAATAAAGAAGTAGCATTCTATTTAACTTCAATTATTAGGCAAGCTTTAAAAAATACTGAATATAAAGATCAAATATCTAGCACAGTATTGCCAGATATCAAAATTAAATTACCGATAGACAGTAGAGGTACTCCAGATTGGAATTACATGGAAAGATATAGAGATAGATAA